One genomic window of Salmo salar chromosome ssa12, Ssal_v3.1, whole genome shotgun sequence includes the following:
- the LOC106564480 gene encoding dual specificity protein phosphatase 5, which yields MKVSSIDCRRLKKIIRKECGTSLIVDCRPYFSFSNSNIKGSVNANLNSVVVRRSRGGPVPLQFVIPDEKALLRLREGSISAVVVLDDRAPHWQKLKKDSIAQIVINTLNNLASGTNICFLKGGFENFHGQYPELCTEVVNPVGVDQNNGTETGKCGPSNTLFCEKLSSNLKPDYDQGKPVEILPFLYLGSAYHASRQDYLSDLGVTALLNVSRRDTRPSKGHYDYKWIPVEDNVTADISSHFQEAFQFIDGVKQTGGRVLVHCEAGISRSPTICLAYIMSTKRLQLEEAFDIIKQRRSLISPNFSFMGQLLQFESEILSSTPITAATTPETAIEPATPCCIGKETVSFFGSSKEFTFNKNNFDFEPSTVFAPLPTSFLTPMPLQTPPLRHFKLSPITALP from the exons ATGAAAGTCTCAAGCATAGATTGCCGTCGCCTCAAGAAGATTATCAGGAAGGAATGTGGAACTTCTCTCATTGTGGATTGTCGACCTTATTTTTCGTTCTCGAACTCTAATATCAAAGGCTCTGTCAATGCCAACCTGAACTCGGTTGTTGTCCGGAGATCCAGAGGAGGGCCGGTACCTCTTCAGTTTGTCATCCCGGATGAGAAAGCCCTGTTACGGCTGCGAGAGGGGAGCATATCGGCAGTGGTAGTTCTTGATGACCGAGCTCCTCACTGGCAGAAACTGAAAAAGGACAGTATCGCACAGATAGTGATTAACACGCTCAATAATCTGGCGAGTGGGACAAACATCTGTTTCCTAAAAG GGGGGTTTGAAAACTTCCATGGCCAGTACCCTGAACTTTGCACTGAGGTCGTGAATCCCGTCGGGGTCGACCAGAACAACGGAACCGAAACCGGGAAATGCGGGCCGAGTAACACCCTATTCTGTGAGAAACTGAGCTCCAACCTCAAACCAGATTACGATCAG GGCAAGCCTGTGGAGATCCTTCCTTTCCTGTACCTGGGCAGTGCCTACCATGCCTCCAGGCAGGACTATCTGAGTGACCTTGGAGTCACAGCCCTGCTGAATGTCTCCAGGAGGGACACCAGGCCTTCCAAGGGCCACTACGACTACAAGTGGATCCCGGTGGAGGACAACGTCACAGCAGATATCAGCTCACATTTCCAAGAGGCCTTCCAGTTCATTG ATGGTGTGAAGCAGACAGGGGGCAGAGTCCTGGTGCACTGTGAGGCGGGCATCTCCCGCTCCCCGACCATCTGTCTGGCCTATATCATGAGTACCAAGCGGCTACAGCTCGAAGAGGCCTTTGACATCATCAAACAGCGCCGCTCCCTCATCTCGCCCAACTTCAGCTTCATGGGCCAGCTGCTGCAGTTCGAGTCTGAGATCCTGTCTTCGACACCTATTACCGCGGCAACGACCCCCGAAACCGCCATCGAACCCGCCACGCCCTGTTGCATCGGTAAAGAGACGGTCTCCTTCTTTGGGAGTTCGAAAGAGTTCACATTCAACAAAAATAACTTTGACTTTGAACCTTCCACAGTTTTCGcccccctccctacctccttcctCACCCCCATGCCTCTTCAGACTCCTCCACTCCGCCATTTTAAATTGAGCCCCATAACTGCACTGCCTTAA